One Belonocnema kinseyi isolate 2016_QV_RU_SX_M_011 chromosome 6, B_treatae_v1, whole genome shotgun sequence genomic region harbors:
- the LOC117174801 gene encoding transferrin-like: MWKFILLALFCGSFVSAKEYKICRSSSGNNDDECARIKKGDSSVSCVKVLDATDCALKLIKNEVDFGVFTPDELFLIYQVFPNRIKVSHELRHRERTEEIFEHQMVALVSLNETTGDLNSFKDGGLCHPGFVETQSFNDRILKEFERSATGSECNEELTYAENELLNLNKFFGKSCRPGRWVADQTLDATLKQKYPELCALCGNKTACSYTNSENHGHIGALECVKEKRGRVAYVALNYARDYVNNNYAKVPMFQMLCSNGTLKRLEFDNPCAWVQQRWSVIAAREDSADELAPKLTKWLVSSNSDDWTKALRDIVIRDDLTAKPLPKLIPHSVYLSENRTASSLDLPEYKKCGKGIHWCTINEAEKSKCQWVANAAAIFGITPKISCEKTSSYFECFRSISEGKTDIMTIDSHYGYVARKGFSLSTVIYADIDGEQSNVVLAVIKNSASSNFSSLQDLKGKRACFPEYGGISWMSFLNVVRKTNLTSHGTSCDFKQIASEIWSEACVPGIEDSNYKRLQISSSADGKSSLCSLCSEYNCQANDKNIYFRDDGALKCIENNVADIAFIKTKNLNDFTVIANQDQYRVLCKNGSLATNTGFNVDDNCTWAITIDSEVVSRNTNSEVDESNIVEVLLKLDKWFSYYRTPIHLYKQFNNTKDLLFKDSTVSLVSKTSDYKKIQAYKELMAETEKCSPSSATLSFLSASLLILSLIFNVVP, translated from the exons ataagatcTGTCGATCAAGTAGCGGGAATAATGATGATGAATGTGCAAGGATAAAAAAAGGGGATAGTAGTGTATCATGTGTGAAGGTTCTGGATGCCACAGATTGTgctcttaaattaatcaaaaacgaAGTCGATTTCGGAGTTTTTACTCCCGACGAACTTTTCCTGATATATCAAGTTTTTCCCAATAGAATCAAAGTTTCCCATGAATTACGACACAGAGAGAGGACAGAAg aaatatttgagcATCAAATGGTCGCTTTGGTATCGCTCAACGAAACTACTGGCGATTTAAATTCTTTCAAGGATGGAGGCTTATGCCATCCTGGATTTGTAGAAACGCAATCTTTCAACGATcgtattttgaaagaatttgagaGGAGCGCTACTGGATCTGAATGTAACGAAGAACTAACTTATGCTGAAAATGAGCTTctcaatttgaacaaattctttgGCAAAAGTTGTCGACCGGGACGCTGGGTTGCAGACCAGACATTAGATGCTACTCTTA AACAAAAATATCCAGAATTGTGTGCGCTCTGTGGAAATAAGACAGCCTGCTCGTATACTAATAGTGAAAACCATGGTCATATAGGTGCCCTCGAATGTgtaaaagaaaaaagaggaagaGTGGCTTATGTAGCATTGAATTATGCACGTGACTACGTG aataaCAATTATGCAAAAGTACCAATGTTTCAAATGTTATGCTCAAATGGGACACTTAAACGCTTGGAGTTTGATAATCCATGTGCTTGGGTTCAGCAACGTTGGAGTGTAATTGCTGCAAGAGA AGATTCAGCTGATGAATTAGCGCCAAAGTTGACAAAGTGGCTAGTATCTTCGAATAGCGATGATTGGACGAAAGCGTTACGAGACATTGTAATACGGGATGATCTCACTGCAAAACCATTGCCAAAATTAATTCCACATAGTGTTTATCTAAGTGAGAATAGAACCGCATCCTCTCTAGATCTTCCGGAATACAAAAAATGTGGCAAAGGAATCCACTGGTGTACAATAAATGAAGCAGAGAAAAGTAAATGTCAGTGGGTTGCGAACGCGGCTGCTATTTTTGGAATTACACCAAAAATTTCGTGCGAGAAAACCTCTTCATATTTTGAGTGTTTCCGAAGTATCAGTGAAGGTAAAACTGATATCATGACTATAGATTCTCACTATGGATATGTAGCCAGAAA aggcTTCAGTTTGTCTACTGTGATTTACGCTGATATTGATGGGGAACAAAGCAATGTTGTCcttgcagtaattaaaaattcCGCATCATCTAATTTTTCAAGTCTTCAAGATTTGAAAGGCAAAAGAGCTTGCTTTCCAGAATACGGTGGAATTTCATGGATGAGTTTCCTCAACGTTGTCCGCAAAACCAACCTGACTTCTCACGGTACATCCTGCGATTTTAAGCAAATCGCTTCTGAAATTTGGAGCGAAGCTTGTGTTCCTGGAATTGAAGACAGTAATTACAAACGTTTACAAATTTCTTCGAGCGCAGATGGAAAATCTTCCTTGTGCTCTTTATGTTCTGAATACAATTGCCAAGCTaatgacaaaaatatatatttccgagATGATGGAGCtcttaaatgtattgaaaataatGTTGCTGATATTGCGTTCatcaaaacgaaaaatttgaatg ATTTTACTGTAATCGCGAATCAAGATCAATATCGCGTCTTGTGTAAAAATGGATCGTTGGCTACGAATACTGGATTTAATGTAGATGATAATTGTACCTGGGCTATCACTATTGACAGTGAG GTGGTGTCAAGGAATACAAATTCAGAGGTGGATGAGTCGAACATCGTTGAAGTGCTTTTGAAGTTAGATAAGTGGTTTTCCTACTACAGAACACCAATTCATCTTTATAAACAgtttaataatacaaaagatcTACTTTTTAAAGATTCGACGGTTAGTTTAGTATCTAAAACctctgattataaaaaaattcaagcttaTAAAGAATTAATGGCGGAGACAGAAAAATGTTCCCCCTCATCTGCAACCTTGAGTTTTCTTAGTGCATCATTATTAATTCtgtcattaattttcaatgtagtTCCATAA
- the LOC117174111 gene encoding putative U5 small nuclear ribonucleoprotein 200 kDa helicase, with the protein MADQAARQLQYEYKANSNLVLQADVRLIERRSRDEATGEVMSLVGKLEGSRMGDRAQRTKPGKAEERKVKRQKRDEAQYDFTRMKGVTLLSDNMDEMVGIIYRPKTQETRQTYEVLLSFIQEALGDQPRDILCGAADEVLAVLKNDKLKEKEKKKETESYLGPLAEERFALLVNLGKKITDFGTDEKMQTNDDNLENGINVQFEEGSEEDDEDVYGEVQEGDDDGEEGEEANDDRLIHAENLGGVEEMKKEKSLNPCDIDAYWLQRRLNRIYNEALESQAKTAEVLQILKDAGDDRECENQLVLSLGYDCFDFIKQLKKHRHMIAYCTMLASSQSESERQKIRNKMNDDPALAKILRQLDNAGKGEEENDETMEARAQRKRREENEDTGGPGGQVQGARNMIDLDDLVFAQGSHFMANKRCQLPDGSFRKQRKGYEEVHVPALKAKPIGENERLFSIEQLPNYVQAAFEGFKTLNRIQSRLQHTALESDENLLLCAPTGAGKTNVALLCMMREIGKHINADGTINVDEFKIIYVAPMRSLVQEMVGNFGRRLESYNITVSELTGDHQLTREQIAATQVIVCTPEKWDIITRKGGEKTFTSLVRLIIIDEIHLLHDERGPILEALVARTIRNIQTTQEDVRLVGLSATLPNYQDVATFLRIKPETGLFYFDNSFRPVALEQQYIGVTEKKALKRFQVMNEIVYEKTMEHAGRNQVLVFVHSRKETGKTARAIRDMCLEKDTLGQFLREGSASMEVLRTEAEQVKNQELKDLLPYGFAIHHAGMTRVDRTLVEDLFADRHIQVLVSTATLAWGVNLPAHTVIIKGTQVYNPEKGRWVELGALDVLQMLGRAGRPQYDTKGEGILITNHSELQYYLSLLNQQLPIESQLVSKMADMLNAEIVLGTIQNIRDAVTWLGYTYLYIRMLRSPTLYGISHDKLKEDPYLELHRADLAHSAAMALDRSGLIKYDRKSGNFQASELGRIASHYYCTHETMQTYNQLLKRTLSEIELFRVFSLSGEFRNINVREEEKMELQKLMERVPIPVKESIEEPSAKVNVLLQAYISQLKLEGFALMSDMIYVTQSAARLMRAIYEIVLFRGWAALADKCLSLCKMIDRRMWQSMSPLRQFRKMPEEIVRKIEKKNFPWERLYDLGPNEIGELIRVPKLGKTIHKYIHQFPKLDLTTHIQPITRSTLRVELTITPDFQWDEKVHGASEAFWILVEDVDSEVILHHEYFLLKAKYSNDQHLIKFFVPVFEPLPPQYFLRVVSDRWIGAETQLPVSFRHLILPEKNLPPTELLDLQPLPITALRNREFEKLYASPYRQFDQFNPIQTQVFNAVYNSDDNVFVAAPTGSGKTTIAEIAIFRLLSQNSDGRCVYMVSKEPLAELIYVEWMEKFGRGLGRKVVLLTGETGTDLKLIAKGQIIITTAEKWDVLSRRWKQRKNVQNIQLFIVDELQLIGGEEGPILEVACSRARYISSQLDNPARMIALSASLADARDAAQWLAAPAAATFNFHPSVRPIPLELHVQGVNITHNASRLAAMSKPVYNAILRHAPHKPVIVFVPTRRQARLTAIDLLTFTSAENQPARFFHAEESDIKPFLDRMSDKTLKETLSQGVAYLHEGLSADDRHLVEQLFATEAIQVAVVTRDLSWGLSISAHLVVIMDTQCYNGRTHAYEDYPITDVLQMVGRANRPESKDHDAKCVLLCQSSKKDFFKKFLNEPLPIESHLNHRLHDHFNAEIVTKTIENKQDAVDYLTWTFLYRRLTQNPNYYGLQGVTHRHLSDHLSELVETTLTDLETAKCVSVEDEVDTIPLNLGMIAAYYYINYATIELFSSSLSSKTKIRGLLEIISEAAEYEFVPVRQREESLLRSLANRLPHAPSQHERMANPHVKALLLLQAHLSRIQLGPELQKDTEFVLGKALRLIQACVDVLSSSGWLAPAVAAMELAQMVTQAMWSKDSYLKQLPHFTPEIIRRCTEREVETVFDIMELEDNTRNRLLQLSDAQMTDVAKFCNRYPNIEMSYDIHDKERLRSGRTVNVTVQLEREDEVVGPVIAPFFPQKREEGWWVVIGDPKQNSLLSIKRLTLQQKAKVKLDFVAPSPGQHSYTLYFMSDAYLGCDQEYQFTLNVGEFEDEVSSASDSD; encoded by the exons ATGGCGGACCAAGCTGCGAGGCAGCTTCAGTACGAATATAAAGCg aATTCTAATCTCGTCTTGCAAGCTGACGTACGGTTAATTGAAAGACGTAGCAGAGATGAAGCCACAGGTGAGGTTATGTCCCTTGTGGGAAAACTTGAAGGATCGAGGATGGGAGATAGAGCACAGAGAACGAAACCAGGAAAAGCTGAGGAACGAAAAGTCAA ACGTCAAAAGCGTGATGAAGCCCAGTACGATTTTACCCGGATGAAAGGAGTGACTTTGCTCTCAGACAATATGGACGAAATGGTCGGTATAATATACCGGCCAAAAACGCAGGAAACTAGACAAACTTACGAAGTTTTATTAAGTTTCATCCAAGAAGCTTTAGGCGATCAGCCACGTGATATTCTCTGTGGTGCTGCTGATGAGGTTCTAGCAGTCCTAAAAAATGACAAACtgaaagagaaagaaaagaaaaaggaaacagaaTCATATTTAGGGCCACTGGCAGAAGAAAGGTTTGCTCTTCTCGTTAATCTTGGGAAAAAGATCACAGACTTTGGCACCGATGAGAAAATGCAAACGAATGACGATAATCTCGAAAATGGTATTAATGTTCAGTTTGAGGAGGGCAGCGAAGAAGACGATGAGGATGTTTATGGAGAAGTTCAGGAAGGGGATGATGACGGCGAAGAAGGAGAAGAAGCTAATGATGATCGTCTCATCCACGCTGAAAAT TTGGGTGGAgtagaagaaatgaaaaaagaaaagtcACTTAATCCCTGTGACATAGACGCATATTGGCTTCAAAGGAGACTCAATAGAATTTACAACGAGGCCTTGGAATCACAAGCAAAGACTGCCGAAGTACTGCAAATTCTGAAAGACGCAGGAGATGATCGCGAATGTGAAAATCAACTCGTTCTTTCTTTAGGTTACGACTGTTTCGATTTCATTAAGCAACTGAAAAAACATAGGCACATGA TTGCTTATTGTACAATGTTGGCATCATCACAGTCAGAATCAGAGCGTCAGAAAATTCGCAACAAAATGAACGATGATCCGGCTCTGGCAAAAATTTTACGACAGCTGGATAATGCGGGAAAAGGTGAGGAAGAAAATGACGAAACAATGGAAGCACGAGCGCAGAGAAAGAGAAGAGAAGAAAACGAAGATACGGGTGGACCTGGAGGTCAGGTCCAGGGAGCGAGGAATATGATAGATCTGGATGACTTGGTATTCGCCCAAGGCAGTCATTTCATGGCGAACAAACGTTGTCAGCTGCCTGATGGTAGTTTTAGAAAACAGCGAAAAGG ATATGAAGAAGTCCACGTTCCAGCCCTGAAAGCGAAACCCATCGGCGAGAATGAGAGACTCTTTTCAATCGAGCAGCTACCAAATTACGTGCAGGCGGCTTTTGAAGGATTCAAGACACTCAACAGAATTCAAAGTCGATTGCAGCACACTGCCTTGGAAAGTGACGAAAATCTCTTGCTTTGTGCCCCGACTGGTGCCGGTAAAACTAACGTCGCCTTGCTTTGTATGATGCGTGAGATTGGCAAACACATCAACGCGGATGGAACAATCAATGTggacgaatttaaaataatatacgtTGCACCAATGCGTTCACTCGTACAAGAAATGGTGGGCAATTTTGGCAGGAGGTTGGAGTCTTATAATATTACAGTTTCCGAATTGACCGGAGACCATCAGCTGACTCGAGAACAAATTGCCGCTACCCAGGTGATTGTCTGCACTCCAGAAAAGTGGGATATCATAACTAGAAAGGGAGGAGAGAAAACGTTCACATCCCTCGTCAGACTTATAATCATTGACGAGATTCACTTGTTGCACGATGAAAGAGGTCCCATTTTGGAAGCGCTGGTTGCCAGAACTATCAGAAATATCCAGACTACTCAAGAAGATGTTCGTCTTGTCGGTCTTTCTGCCACCCTACCCAACTACCAAGATGTTGCCACATTTTTGAGAATCAAGCCAGAAACTGGTTTGTTCTATTTCGACAACAGTTTCAGACCAGTGGCCTTGGAACAGCAGTACATCGGTGTCACCGAGAAGAAGGCACTGAAGAGATTCCAGGTGATGAATGAGATTGTTTACGAGAAAACGATGGAGCATGCTGGTAGGAATCAAGTTCTCGTTTTCGTGCATTCGCGTAAAGAAACCGGGAAAACGGCAAGAGCAATTCGTGACATGTGTTTGGAAAAAGACACTCTCGGTCAGTTTCTGCGAGAAGGTTCCGCATCTATGGAAGTTTTGAGAACGGAAGCTGAGCAAGTGAAGAATCAGGAACTCAAGGATTTACTGCCCTACGGGTTTGCTATCCATCATGCAGGCATGACGAGAGTGGATCGAACCTTGGTAGAAGATTTGTTCGCTGACAGACATATTCAAGTTTTGGTCTCTACTGCCACTTTAGCTTGGGGAGTAAATTTGCCCGCTCACACTGTCATCATCAAGGGAACTCAGGTTTACAATCCGGAAAAAGGTAGGTGGGTCGAGCTCGGTGCTTTGGATGTTCTGCAGATGTTGGGTCGAGCTGGTCGACCTCAGTACGACACAAAAGGTGAGGGTATCTTGATAACTAACCACAGCGAGCTTCAGTACTATCTTTCACTTCTAAATCAACAACTCCCGATCGAGTCGCAACTCGTGAGCAAAATGGCAGATATGCTGAATGCAGAAATTGTCCTGGGTACGATTCAGAATATCAGAGACGCGGTTACTTGGCTCGGGTACACTTATTTGTACATCAGAATGCTGCGAAGTCCCACATTGTATGGAATCAGTCATGATAAGTTGAAAGAGGATCCTTACCTAGAATTGCACAGGGCTGATCTTGCCCACTCGGCAGCAATGGCCCTGGATCGCAGTGGTCTCATCAAGTATGATCGGAAATCTGGAAATTTTCAGGCATCAGAATTGGGAAGGATAGCCTCGCATTATTACTGCACACACGAGACGATGCAGACCTACAATCAGTTATTGAAGCGCACACTCAGTGAAATTGAACTCTTCCGTGTTTTCTCGTTGTCTGGTGAATTCAGGAATATCAATGTCAGAGAGGAGGAGAAGATGGAGTTGCAAAAGTTGATGGAGCGAGTACCAATACCTGTGAAGGAGAGTATTGAAGAACCGAGTGCAAAAGTCAATGTTCTCCTGCAAGCTTACATTTCACAATTGAAACTCGAAGGCTTTGCTCTCATGTCTGATATGATATATGTAACGCAATCAGCTGCGAGGTTGATGAGAGCcatttatgaaattgttttgttTCGAGGTTGGGCCGCCTTGGCCGACAAGTGTCTGTCTCTCTGCAAAATGATAGACCGAAGAATGTGGCAGTCAATGTCACCTCTGAGACAGTTCAGGAAAATGCCCGAGGAAATTGTACGCAAGattgagaaaaagaattttccctGGGAGAGGCTCTACGATCTTGGACCCAACGAAATTGGAGAACTGATTCGAGTACCAAAGTTGGGTAAGACCATTCACAAGTACATCCATCAGTTCCCGAAGCTGGATCTAACAACTCATATTCAACCCATCACTCGATCCACTCTCAGAGTTGAATTAACGATTACGCCAGACTTCCAGTGGGATGAGAAAGTTCATGGAGCTTCGGAAGCTTTTTGGATTCTAGTTGAAGACGTTGATTCCGAGGTTATTCTCCACCACGAGTACTTTTTACTAAAAGCAAAGTATTCGAATGATCAGCATCTTATCAAGTTTTTTGTTCCCGTTTTTGAACCCTTGCCACCTCAATACTTTTTGCGTGTCGTCTCTGACAGATGGATTGGGGCTGAAACACAACTGCCAGTCAGTTTTCGACATTTGATTCTTCCCGAGAAGAACTTACCGCCAACAGAACTTCTCGATCTGCAACCGCTTCCGATCACTGCTCTGAGAAATCGGGAATTCGAGAAATTGTACGCAAGTCCCTATCGCCAGTTTGATCAGTTCAATCCAATTCAAACGCAGGTCTTTAATGCCGTTTACAATTCCGACGACAATGTCTTTGTCGCAGCACCAACTGGATCTGGAAAAACTACAATAGCCGAGATCGCAATTTTCCGTCTACTCTCGCAGAATAGTGATGGGCGCTGTGTTTACATGGTGAGCAAGGAACCTCTTGCTGAACTTATTTACGTCGAATGGATGGAGAAATTCGGTCGTGGCCTCGGGAGGAAAGTAGTTCTCCTGACTGGAGAAACAGGAACGGATCTGAAGTTGATTGCCAAAGGACAGATAATTATAACAACAGCCGAGAAATGGGATGTGCTTTCTCGTCGATGGAAGCAGAGGAAGAACGTGCAGAATATTCAGCTCTTCATCGTCGATGAACTTCAGCTGATTGGAGGTGAAGAGGGTCCAATTTTAGAAGTGGCTTGTTCGCGGGCGAGATACATATCCAGTCAGTTGGACAATCCGGCAAGAATGATTGCACTTTCAGCATCATTAGCTGATGCGAGGGATGCGGCTCAGTGGCTGGCAGCACCTGCCGCGGCCACCTTCAACTTCCATCCATCGGTTAGGCCCATACCTCTGGAGTTACACGTCCAGGGTGTCAATATCACTCACAATGCTTCTCGACTCGCAGCCATGTCGAAGCCGGTTTACAACGCCATCTTGCGACACGCTCCACACAAGCCAGTCATCGTCTTTGTTCCCACTCGTAGGCAAGCCAGACTAACTGCGATTGATCTGCTGACATTCACGTCAGCTGAGAACCAACCGGCCAGGTTCTTCCACGCGGAGGAATCCGACATCAAGCCCTTCCTGGATAGGATGAGTGACAAAACTTTGAAAGAAACTCTGTCGCAAGGAGTGGCTTATTTACATGAAGGCCTCTCAGCTGATGATAGACATCTAGTTGAGCAACTCTTCGCCACTGAGGCAATTCAGGTGGCAGTTGTCACTCGAGACTTGTCCTGGGGACTCTCAATTAGCGCTCATTTGGTTGTTATTATGGACACTCAGTGTTACAATGGTAGGACTCATGCTTATGAGGACTATCCGATCACTGATGTTCTGCAAATGGTGGGTCGTGCGAACCGACCTGAATCGAAGGACCACGACGCCAAGTGTGTGCTTCTTTGTCAGAGTTCGAAGAAagacttttttaagaaattcttgaaTGAACCACTTCCGATTGAAAGCCACTTGAATCACAGACTCCATGATCACTTTAATGCTGAGATTGTTACGAAGACGATTGAGAACAAGCAGGATGCGGTTGACTATCTGACATGGACGTTTTTGTATAGAAGGCTGACACAGAATCCCAATTACTATGGTCTCCAGGGTGTTACTCACAGACATTTGTCAGATCATCTTTCTGAACTTGTTGAGACTACTCTTACCGATTTGGAGACAGCCAAGTGCGTCTCGGTTGAGGATGAAGTGGACACGATACCTCTCAACTTGGGTATGATTGCCGCTTACTATTACATCAACTATGCGACGATTGAGTTGTTTAGCTCATCTCTCTCGAGCAAGACGAAAATCAGAGGCCTTTTGGAGATTATTTCCGAGGCGGCTGAATACGAGTTTGTGCCTGTGCGACAGAGGGAAGAGAGTTTGCTGAGAAGTTTGGCCAACAGATTACCCCATGCACCGTCTCAGCATGAGAGAATGGCGAATCCACATGTGAAAGCTCTGCTCTTGCTCCAAGCTCACTTGTCCAGGATTCAACTTGGACCAGAATTGCAGAAGGACACAGAATTCGTGCTGGGAAAAGCTCTCAGGTTAATTCAAGCGTGCGTGGATGTGCTGAGTTCTTCGGGTTGGTTGGCCCCAGCAGTTGCTGCGATGGAATTGGCGCAGATGGTGACGCAAGCCATGTGGTCTAAGGACTCGTATCTTAAACAGCTGCCACATTTCACACCCGAAATTATTAGACGTTGCACTGAAAGAGAGGTGGAAACAGTATTCGATATCATGGAACTTGAAGATAACACGAGGAATCGACTGCTGCAACTTTCAGATGCGCAAATGACGGACGTGGCGAAATTCTGTAATCGGTATCCGAATATAGAGATGTCTTATGATATCCATGACAAGGAGCGACTTCGTAGTGGTAGAACGGTAAATGTTACGGTCCAATTGGAGAGAGAAGATGAAGTTGTGGGACCTGTTATTGCGCCATTTTTCCCACAGAAACGAGAGGAAGGATGGTGGGTGGTTATTGGTGATCCAAAGCAGAATTCCTTGTTGTCTATCAAGAGATTGACTCTGCAGCAGAAAGCAAAAGTTAAGTTGGATTTTGTTGCTCCAAGTCCTGGACAGCATTCCTATACTCTGTACTTTATGAGTGATGCTTATCTGGGTTGCGATCAAGAGTACCAGTTCACTCTCAACGTTGGCGAGTTTGAGGATGAAGTCTCTTCTGCATCTGATTCGGATTAA